One window from the genome of Oryctolagus cuniculus chromosome 1, mOryCun1.1, whole genome shotgun sequence encodes:
- the IL18BP gene encoding interleukin-18-binding protein precursor → MAVRQNWTPESRTLWVLLLCSHTITLLARATPTPQNIAAAPGPVFPTAKQCPALEVTWPEVEVPLNGTLALSCSACSYFPHFHALYWLGNGSFIEHLPGRLWEDSTRRQRRSRSTWLWKALVLEELSPTLRSTNFTCVYVDPAQVARRHVVPAQLWAALRTALPSSRSPAPQLSTSAESGLSTATAQP, encoded by the exons ATGGCCGTGAGACAGAACTGGACTCCAG AATCCAGGACTTTGTGGGTCTTGCTCCTGTGTTCCCACACCATCACACTCCTGGCCAGAGCCACACCTACACCTCAGAACATCGCAGCTGCCCCTGGCCCAGTGTTTCCAACAGCTAAGCAGTGCCCAGCACTGGAGGTGACCTGGCCAGAGGTGGAAGTGCCACTAA ATGGAACGCTCGCCTTGTCCTGTAGCGCCTGCAgctactttccccacttccacgccCTCTACTGGCTCGGTAACGGTTCCTTCATCGAGCACCTCCCGGGGCGGCTGTGGGAGGACAGCACCAG ACGGCAGCGCAggagcagaagcacctggctgtggAAGGCCTTGGTGCTGGAGGAGCTGAGCCCCACCCTGCGCAGCACCAACTTCACCTGTGTGTATGTGGACCCTGCACAGGTTGCCCGGCGCCACGttgtcccagcccagctctgg GCTGCGCTGAGGACAGCCCTGCCCTCCAGCCGAAGCCCAGCGCCACAGCTGTCCACAtcagcagagtcaggactcagcACAGCAACAGCACAGCCTTGA